A genomic segment from Lignipirellula cremea encodes:
- a CDS encoding helix-turn-helix domain-containing protein produces the protein MLDKHGIVLYPSIKEIWGKEPKMAKKSAKSDKQPGASSTSDQTLGKYLSSLRGMKKMTLREVEDATDKEVSNAYLSQLENDKIAKPAPSILHALAAVYGQPYEKLMGKAGYLPASSATSALRSGKRHGRAATFANENLTDEEEEKLIEYLSFLRSRRGKGGSS, from the coding sequence ATGCTTGACAAACACGGCATAGTGCTGTATCCTTCAATCAAAGAAATATGGGGAAAGGAGCCGAAAATGGCAAAAAAGTCTGCTAAATCAGACAAGCAGCCGGGGGCTTCCTCGACTTCGGACCAGACACTTGGGAAATACCTGTCCAGTCTTCGCGGCATGAAAAAGATGACGCTCCGAGAAGTCGAAGACGCGACCGACAAGGAAGTTTCCAACGCTTACCTGTCTCAGTTGGAAAACGACAAGATCGCGAAACCAGCCCCAAGCATCCTCCACGCACTAGCGGCGGTATACGGGCAACCGTACGAAAAGTTGATGGGAAAAGCGGGCTACCTGCCTGCATCTTCAGCGACAAGCGCACTTAGGAGTGGCAAACGCCACGGTCGCGCAGCAACCTTCGCCAATGAGAATCTGACGGACGAAGAAGAAGAAAAACTGATCGAATATCTCTCGTTTCTACGCTCAAGGAGGGGCAAAGGTGGTTCGTCCTGA
- a CDS encoding E2/UBC family protein — MSKRKNSCGDAKWRVLVDDVGISMPQQVVAVAVIRAQASVGEDFVLVRDHNSPNDVVLDEDGTVDLRDGNVCYTLRRCDVQPRGECREPAKLAIFVDDRVEIVTRREQTGKMVLQLFGVPLNVQLLRDYERPNDEPIALDDAALYDDGPVFVTRQREDGLKITVNSRVFTEDDGVKSEMTGGEIAALVYPEKPQETCVRLLSGKERLIEFAERITIALCATFSVIRKGVTGGYEKSRVGIEVGKLMEGGAKVTVVEKPAAVVYHDMAVKPGLPIAKTDVLVLIPGAYPGQMIDGAYLPQGSPLLGRVKGSPQGNTLTALGQTWQLVSYHPHTNGIGPTWNPTKHGFHTYIGEIMSWLHDVA; from the coding sequence ATGAGTAAGCGCAAAAACAGTTGTGGAGACGCCAAGTGGCGGGTTTTGGTGGACGATGTCGGGATTTCGATGCCTCAGCAAGTTGTTGCGGTGGCAGTGATTCGTGCCCAAGCATCGGTCGGTGAAGACTTCGTGCTGGTGCGGGATCACAATTCGCCGAACGATGTCGTCCTCGATGAGGACGGCACTGTCGATTTGAGAGACGGCAACGTCTGCTATACATTACGGCGATGTGATGTGCAGCCGCGCGGTGAGTGCCGCGAGCCAGCCAAACTGGCGATCTTCGTTGATGATCGCGTGGAAATCGTCACACGCCGCGAGCAGACCGGGAAAATGGTTCTTCAATTGTTCGGCGTCCCGTTGAACGTGCAGTTGCTTCGTGACTACGAACGTCCTAACGACGAGCCAATCGCACTGGACGATGCGGCGTTGTACGACGACGGCCCGGTGTTTGTCACTCGGCAGCGTGAGGACGGGCTCAAGATCACGGTCAACTCTCGGGTCTTCACCGAAGACGATGGTGTTAAATCGGAGATGACTGGCGGCGAAATCGCAGCACTGGTCTATCCAGAAAAGCCGCAAGAGACTTGTGTGCGACTTTTGAGCGGTAAGGAAAGACTGATCGAGTTCGCTGAGCGAATCACGATTGCGTTGTGTGCAACATTCAGCGTCATCCGAAAGGGAGTGACGGGCGGATACGAGAAGTCGCGGGTCGGCATTGAAGTCGGCAAACTGATGGAGGGTGGAGCAAAGGTCACCGTTGTCGAGAAGCCTGCGGCGGTGGTCTACCACGACATGGCGGTAAAGCCGGGGTTGCCGATTGCGAAGACGGACGTTCTGGTGCTGATTCCCGGAGCGTACCCGGGGCAGATGATCGACGGGGCATACCTGCCTCAAGGCTCACCGCTGCTTGGTCGCGTCAAGGGCAGCCCGCAAGGCAACACGTTGACCGCACTTGGTCAGACGTGGCAACTCGTCAGCTACCACCCTCATACCAATGGCATCGGTCCCACGTGGAACCCGACAAAACACGGCTTTCACACCTATATCGGAGAGATCATGTCATGGTTACACGACGTAGCATGA
- a CDS encoding ThiF family adenylyltransferase, protein MSNDGLIVSSDAGTGLVRIREADLMQLEKHLFQRYPHREWGTFFRFGYRRTTWGIVICFVDGLWPGRGDLDRQTALTTFHESYSRRAFRESENVDGLAIGVVHSHPVRCAVRPSALDDDMDGYFAEEIASFSGGRPYCSLIFERSESGLSFSGRVYDRGQWLPVSSMISVGETVKRWRSQLMPIASSVVASPEESPTARLQSLMGAPSELRFSNSTVGVVGNSGTGSPIVAVLARARIGNFVVVDPQRFAPSNLERMHGSEWKHLLLCEPPFKAELMRDLIHSIIPKANVVPLVGNVLHSNVIDELLKCDFILGCTDSVHGRVALDELARHYLVPVIDVGVRMDGADGLLTEQLVNVAAYRPGLPCAFCRDNVDAYVMNYELMSESEQREKEEQAAEAASRGIEVDQYWKGRPRQLHTVGYLTTGAGALVAGYVEGALSGSFAMPHPEFQFDISKPGYGFVVPQLERDEFCGCQSHLGWADAANPFKNVAIPGHWSRRAVLLRPTRN, encoded by the coding sequence ATGAGCAATGATGGCCTGATCGTTTCGTCGGATGCGGGCACCGGACTTGTCCGCATCCGCGAGGCGGACTTGATGCAACTCGAAAAACACTTGTTCCAACGATACCCCCATCGTGAGTGGGGTACATTCTTCCGATTCGGATACCGCCGCACTACGTGGGGTATCGTGATTTGTTTTGTGGATGGGCTGTGGCCGGGTCGCGGTGATTTGGACCGGCAAACCGCACTGACAACTTTTCACGAAAGCTACTCTCGCCGTGCATTTCGAGAATCCGAAAACGTCGACGGCCTTGCGATTGGTGTGGTGCATTCGCATCCCGTTCGATGTGCCGTGCGTCCGAGTGCTCTTGATGATGATATGGATGGGTACTTCGCTGAGGAGATTGCCTCGTTCAGCGGAGGTCGTCCGTATTGCAGCTTGATCTTCGAGCGAAGCGAGAGCGGCCTGAGCTTCTCCGGGCGAGTCTACGACCGGGGTCAATGGCTGCCGGTTTCTTCAATGATAAGCGTTGGAGAAACCGTCAAGCGATGGCGTTCACAGCTAATGCCTATCGCGTCGTCAGTCGTCGCGTCTCCTGAAGAATCACCGACAGCTCGGTTGCAATCGCTGATGGGGGCACCGTCGGAGTTGAGGTTTAGCAATTCGACAGTTGGTGTCGTTGGCAACAGCGGTACCGGTTCGCCAATTGTCGCAGTGTTAGCGCGGGCACGCATTGGAAACTTTGTTGTGGTTGACCCGCAGAGATTCGCCCCGTCGAATTTGGAACGGATGCATGGTAGTGAATGGAAGCATTTGCTGCTGTGTGAGCCGCCATTCAAAGCTGAGCTTATGCGCGACCTGATTCACTCCATAATTCCCAAGGCGAACGTCGTGCCGCTGGTCGGCAATGTCCTGCACTCGAATGTGATCGACGAGCTGCTCAAATGCGATTTCATTCTTGGCTGTACGGACAGCGTTCATGGTCGCGTGGCACTAGATGAACTCGCTCGGCACTATCTCGTTCCAGTAATTGATGTCGGCGTTCGCATGGATGGCGCTGACGGACTGCTCACGGAGCAACTTGTGAATGTGGCAGCCTACCGGCCGGGCTTGCCTTGCGCGTTTTGCCGAGACAACGTCGATGCGTATGTAATGAACTACGAATTGATGTCTGAGTCAGAGCAGCGTGAAAAAGAAGAGCAAGCAGCCGAGGCTGCATCGCGCGGAATCGAAGTCGATCAGTACTGGAAGGGAAGACCGCGACAACTGCACACTGTTGGTTACCTGACGACCGGTGCTGGCGCCCTCGTTGCTGGATATGTCGAGGGAGCGCTGAGCGGCAGTTTCGCCATGCCGCATCCTGAGTTTCAGTTTGACATCAGCAAGCCGGGATATGGATTCGTCGTGCCGCAACTCGAACGAGACGAGTTCTGCGGCTGTCAGTCACACCTTGGCTGGGCAGATGCCGCTAATCCGTTCAAAAACGTAGCAATTCCGGGGCATTGGTCCCGACGAGCCGTTCTTTTACGCCCCACGCGGAATTGA
- a CDS encoding AAA family ATPase, giving the protein MSRTDQVQAWLPKIAEAALAGDSKKLEIVLVKAIRALKSQSPETCKQLGALLAEHSTNPNGLRWKGSGPPPVDADEGFALVRSESTDNAPAPVMPPTIMKRVDQFVSERKGCKRLLEEGFLPPGSVLLTGAPGTGKTMLSRWMSQQLELPFVTLDLATSISSFLGKTGFNLRRTLDYARSRPCVLLLDEFDAIAKRRDDDSEVGELKRIVNVLLKELEDWPLQSVLIAATNHPELLDKAIERRFDIVIDIPLPGDDERVEILRQSGRQFSDQIPAELLNALAVGLEGTNGSELNSLMSAAVRQHLAGEQELVRSLIEEFQLRLSKRLSGRSLGVVLRSVQANAKGLYKVRDLAELFGKAPSTIQHHLKKEVQHG; this is encoded by the coding sequence GTGAGTCGAACAGACCAAGTGCAGGCATGGTTACCGAAAATCGCGGAAGCAGCCCTCGCGGGCGACTCCAAAAAGCTCGAAATCGTGCTTGTGAAGGCAATCCGAGCACTCAAGAGCCAGTCACCTGAGACCTGCAAGCAACTGGGTGCCTTGCTGGCCGAACATTCGACCAATCCAAATGGGCTGAGATGGAAGGGGAGTGGTCCTCCGCCAGTCGATGCCGACGAAGGATTTGCGTTGGTACGGTCAGAATCGACGGATAATGCGCCGGCACCTGTGATGCCACCAACGATCATGAAGCGCGTCGACCAATTCGTCAGCGAACGAAAAGGTTGTAAGCGGCTGCTTGAAGAAGGCTTCCTTCCGCCCGGCTCTGTTCTGCTGACCGGTGCACCCGGCACTGGCAAGACGATGCTGTCTCGGTGGATGTCTCAACAGCTTGAATTGCCGTTTGTCACACTTGACCTGGCGACTTCGATTTCCAGTTTTTTGGGTAAAACGGGATTCAACCTGCGTCGAACACTCGACTACGCGCGGTCGCGTCCATGTGTCCTGCTCCTCGATGAGTTTGACGCAATTGCGAAGCGTCGGGATGACGACTCGGAAGTTGGCGAGCTAAAACGAATCGTCAATGTGTTGCTAAAGGAACTCGAAGACTGGCCGTTGCAATCAGTACTGATTGCAGCGACGAATCACCCGGAGTTGTTGGATAAGGCAATCGAACGCCGTTTTGATATCGTCATCGATATTCCGCTTCCGGGAGACGATGAACGTGTTGAAATACTTCGGCAATCTGGTCGCCAGTTCAGCGACCAGATTCCCGCAGAACTCTTGAATGCTCTGGCGGTCGGGCTGGAAGGAACAAATGGATCAGAACTGAATTCGCTGATGTCTGCCGCAGTCCGACAGCACCTTGCTGGCGAACAGGAGCTTGTGCGTAGTCTGATTGAAGAGTTTCAGCTGCGTTTGAGCAAGCGTCTTTCAGGGCGGTCGCTGGGTGTAGTACTGCGATCAGTTCAAGCGAATGCGAAGGGACTATACAAAGTTCGCGACTTGGCTGAGCTGTTTGGAAAGGCACCATCGACCATTCAGCACCATTTGAAGAAAGAGGTGCAGCATGGCTGA
- a CDS encoding S8 family peptidase, whose translation MADTQKRLILGNGEQYIQAIAKQKTGRSKEPPRSYGEARDRIKSGVVTALKSLDALPPEKKIRDEAVFCMRLHPDVTAKSYDPATIFNEVPELRSVGSRTYHTSITEVAETESITKMLGGNVADVDARLVFVQSTPKGFNRFLQQLDRAESTLPAKFREEIRRVERFDALAIDEQMGGFSEKWTEGRVELVLHPSRSTQDGQLEFLFELFEWANIDAERSRVRPYAGGPTFVSCFLNRKSLNQLAGANPLRSAHPLHFEGLSSLRHAPKSNAPKPPSTTTRSTIKVGMFDGGIDPSVPLLSGHAEQDDANSIKTPENADCVAHGTAVAGAILHGPLNPFKAKDRLPAPPVYLVSFRVFPTLGDHKGDPGGADLFECIDIIEQAVPARSDIKVFNVSFGPRGPIEDDTLSRFTYVLDTLAATHKVTFCVAVGNDGEVADEERIQSPSDMVHGLGIGAFTLNKAAPVHAPYSCHGPGRECGKVKPDIVAFGGCENTPMHLVSTASGQKVLWWGTSFAAPLASRMNAQAIDSFERSSALLGRALLVHTAKYPGKKTDAKKSDALLGHGCLSETLDDVLMCEDHNVTVLFQGAMLPSQMVKLPIPWPSVSIPGKVRIHWTVAALAPVDPMHPGDYTSCCLVETFYPNSQKYKFGPPKGLTAKKKVLHLINDATEITDLLSKNWKKAGWPETDSGNVYMDEKERRLDCKWESIVRRTKSKNAKGVESPLMTLHAIGRNGAHERFDYVVIVTLEAPKFQGDLYTEIRQQFPALAPIRLRTEAETRIQI comes from the coding sequence ATGGCTGATACTCAAAAGCGGCTCATTCTCGGAAACGGTGAGCAATACATCCAGGCGATTGCGAAACAGAAGACGGGGCGTTCCAAGGAGCCTCCAAGAAGCTATGGTGAGGCTCGCGACCGCATCAAGTCCGGTGTTGTGACAGCACTCAAGAGTCTGGACGCACTTCCGCCGGAAAAAAAGATCAGAGATGAGGCCGTCTTCTGCATGCGTCTGCACCCAGACGTTACGGCCAAATCGTATGACCCGGCCACGATTTTCAACGAAGTACCGGAGCTACGAAGTGTTGGTTCGCGAACATACCACACATCCATCACGGAAGTTGCCGAAACGGAGAGCATCACCAAGATGCTCGGTGGAAATGTCGCCGATGTCGATGCACGACTCGTGTTTGTGCAGAGTACACCAAAAGGCTTCAACCGCTTTCTTCAGCAACTTGACCGCGCGGAATCGACGCTTCCCGCCAAGTTTCGGGAAGAAATTCGACGCGTTGAACGATTCGACGCGCTCGCGATTGATGAACAGATGGGTGGGTTCTCCGAGAAGTGGACGGAAGGTCGAGTCGAGCTTGTTCTACATCCGAGTCGTAGCACGCAAGATGGCCAACTTGAGTTCCTCTTTGAGTTGTTCGAGTGGGCGAACATCGACGCGGAACGAAGCAGGGTTCGCCCCTACGCCGGCGGCCCAACATTTGTGTCGTGCTTTCTTAATCGCAAATCGCTGAATCAACTGGCCGGTGCCAACCCACTTCGCTCGGCTCATCCGCTTCACTTTGAGGGGCTCAGCAGTCTGCGGCATGCGCCGAAGTCAAATGCACCAAAGCCACCGTCAACGACTACGCGTTCGACAATCAAAGTCGGTATGTTTGATGGAGGAATCGACCCGAGCGTACCTCTATTGTCTGGTCACGCAGAGCAAGACGACGCAAATTCAATCAAGACTCCTGAGAATGCAGATTGTGTCGCACACGGGACAGCCGTTGCTGGGGCAATTCTGCATGGGCCACTGAATCCCTTCAAAGCGAAGGACCGGCTGCCGGCTCCGCCGGTCTACTTGGTTAGCTTTCGCGTGTTTCCAACTTTGGGTGACCACAAGGGTGATCCGGGTGGAGCAGACCTTTTTGAGTGCATCGACATCATCGAGCAGGCCGTTCCCGCAAGAAGCGACATCAAAGTGTTCAATGTCAGCTTTGGTCCGCGGGGGCCAATCGAGGATGACACGCTTTCACGCTTCACGTACGTTCTGGATACGCTTGCCGCAACACACAAAGTGACCTTCTGTGTTGCAGTTGGCAATGACGGCGAAGTCGCTGATGAAGAACGCATTCAAAGCCCATCAGATATGGTCCATGGGCTGGGGATCGGTGCGTTTACACTCAATAAGGCGGCGCCTGTGCATGCTCCGTATTCTTGCCATGGTCCGGGTCGTGAATGTGGCAAAGTCAAACCAGACATAGTGGCGTTTGGCGGTTGCGAGAACACGCCAATGCATTTGGTTTCGACAGCTTCGGGACAGAAGGTGCTTTGGTGGGGGACCAGTTTTGCCGCACCACTTGCATCACGGATGAATGCACAGGCAATTGACTCATTTGAGCGCAGCTCTGCACTTTTGGGGCGAGCTTTGCTCGTGCACACCGCGAAGTATCCGGGTAAGAAAACTGACGCCAAGAAGTCCGATGCGCTGCTGGGGCACGGTTGTCTTTCGGAAACGCTCGACGACGTCTTGATGTGTGAAGACCACAACGTGACCGTGTTGTTTCAAGGCGCCATGCTTCCAAGTCAGATGGTCAAGCTTCCAATCCCATGGCCATCGGTCTCGATACCCGGAAAAGTTCGGATTCATTGGACTGTCGCAGCACTTGCTCCGGTCGATCCGATGCATCCGGGCGACTATACGTCATGTTGTCTTGTGGAAACATTCTATCCGAACTCGCAGAAGTACAAATTTGGTCCACCCAAGGGTCTAACGGCGAAAAAGAAAGTTCTTCACCTCATCAACGATGCGACCGAGATCACTGACCTGCTCAGTAAGAACTGGAAAAAGGCCGGCTGGCCGGAGACCGACTCTGGAAACGTATATATGGATGAGAAGGAGCGGCGTCTCGACTGCAAATGGGAGTCCATTGTTCGCCGAACAAAGTCTAAAAACGCGAAGGGAGTTGAGTCTCCGTTGATGACACTACATGCGATCGGAAGAAACGGGGCTCATGAGCGGTTTGACTACGTCGTCATCGTGACGCTAGAGGCTCCCAAGTTCCAAGGCGATTTGTACACCGAAATCCGACAGCAGTTTCCTGCGCTCGCTCCGATTCGATTGCGAACTGAGGCCGAAACTCGTATTCAAATCTGA
- the parA gene encoding ParA family partition ATPase — MDMIYAFLNQKGGVGKTTLSIHTAAELTRRKRRVLLIDADPQGSALAWSNCRETPDFTVVGMAKSSLHKEIQQLASAYDDVIIDGPPRVTELARSILLAADLVVIPLQPSPMDVWAAAETIDLIREAQLYKPDLRCVLAINRKIANTAIGRDVREVLTELDVPIMKSDIGQRVAFAESAASGGTVARGKAAKEIKKFVDELRRIK; from the coding sequence ATGGACATGATTTACGCTTTTCTCAATCAAAAAGGCGGCGTCGGCAAGACGACCCTTTCTATTCACACGGCGGCCGAACTGACGCGCCGCAAACGGCGTGTTCTGCTCATCGACGCCGATCCGCAGGGCAGTGCATTGGCCTGGTCGAATTGCCGCGAGACGCCTGACTTTACCGTCGTTGGAATGGCCAAATCGAGCTTGCATAAAGAGATTCAGCAACTCGCTTCCGCCTACGACGATGTCATTATCGACGGCCCGCCGCGCGTAACCGAATTGGCTCGCTCGATCCTGCTGGCGGCCGATCTGGTGGTGATCCCTCTGCAACCCTCGCCGATGGACGTCTGGGCCGCGGCCGAAACGATCGACCTTATCCGCGAAGCCCAACTCTACAAGCCCGACCTGCGATGTGTTCTGGCGATCAATCGCAAGATCGCCAATACGGCGATCGGAAGAGACGTGCGCGAAGTTTTGACGGAACTCGACGTACCGATCATGAAGAGCGACATCGGCCAACGCGTCGCCTTCGCCGAAAGCGCCGCGTCGGGCGGTACGGTCGCCCGTGGTAAGGCGGCCAAAGAGATCAAGAAATTTGTGGACGAACTCAGGAGGATCAAATGA
- a CDS encoding plasmid partition protein ParG translates to MSKRIQMQARPQAKANADKWVESREEPVIRKPHGKPKRLTIDIDRELHTRLKIHCATHGTQIVDVLRTMIEDLVAKSE, encoded by the coding sequence ATGAGCAAACGGATTCAGATGCAAGCCCGGCCGCAAGCCAAGGCGAACGCCGACAAGTGGGTAGAAAGCCGCGAGGAGCCGGTCATCAGGAAGCCGCACGGGAAACCAAAGCGTTTGACGATCGACATCGATCGAGAACTGCATACGCGGTTGAAGATCCACTGTGCGACGCATGGCACGCAAATCGTCGACGTGCTGCGGACCATGATCGAGGATCTGGTCGCGAAATCCGAGTGA
- the mobF gene encoding MobF family relaxase: MLIATQGKSVPGTRQYFEQVLTQGDYYLGQEVAGQWRGKGAEILSLGRGSKVTKEQFNALLQGNHPVTGKQLTQRNRKDRRPGMDLTFSVPKSVSLAWAINGDERIVAALQAAVRETMAHDVEPLMQRRVRQGKHAASKQKVQTGNIIYADFLHKTSRPVEGNADPHLHVHAFVINWTQQNGRHFAGEFEEIVRQRPSLQAKFEARLAGKLQHELGYQVEHVRFRQSGKLKHGWEILGVDRATIEKFSRRTAQVEEHANKKGIKDAERKGQLGKLTREKKETGKSIAQLRQEWRSRLSAKEQTALGSLTSTPVQRGQDAEREAAAASVKYALDHHLYRQSTVERHQVVGTALEHGLTLQPETVEKALNDAGVIQRAVDDEGSRRQLITTREVLGAEKQMIGFARDGRGTRKAIGTADHEISRTWLNEQQQAAVRFVLESRDSVMAVAGGAGTGKSSLMQEAAEAIRHSGKELFTFAPSTGAREVLEEKGFKNAQTVEYLLRNSELQAKVKDQVVWIDEAGLLDVRSMNAVFKIAMDQNARIVLSGDTRQHASPRRGEAMRLLETEAGLSVARVEAIQRQKGRYRQAVELISRGNEVVDARSGKTGLTAGFDMLDAMGKVKEIAAEDRYLQLAESYLTNEAKGRSTLIVAPTHAEAAQATAEIRERLQRDGKLSTDEQTFTQFRSLNLSQAEKGEAATYADQKGVIVQFHQNVKGGFKRGDRYRVQDASNGTVRLESMNGQPGKTLPLQHADRFEVYAENELRLAAGDKLRFSLGGVAQHGQRLSNGRLDEVKGFDKQGNIVLKNGWVVDRDFAHLDLGYVITSHASQGKDRDLAIAAMGSESLPAINAKQFYVTVSRGRDDVVIFVDNKAKVRRAIERSGGQLSATALLRSSAPEEKRETRSATTERFADQGRRLFASFRDRVVHWWRGQREATQSSRETSRGRPGENFGPGWGMGMSPAPGKGG, from the coding sequence ATGCTCATTGCCACACAGGGAAAAAGCGTTCCAGGAACGCGTCAGTATTTTGAACAAGTTCTGACCCAAGGGGATTACTACCTGGGTCAGGAGGTGGCGGGGCAATGGCGTGGCAAAGGGGCCGAGATTTTGAGTTTGGGCCGTGGTTCCAAGGTCACCAAAGAGCAATTTAACGCCCTCCTCCAGGGAAACCATCCGGTCACCGGCAAGCAGCTAACACAGCGGAATCGCAAGGACCGCCGGCCGGGGATGGATCTTACGTTTTCCGTGCCAAAGAGCGTTTCTCTCGCCTGGGCGATCAACGGGGATGAACGGATCGTCGCCGCCTTGCAAGCGGCCGTCCGCGAGACGATGGCCCATGATGTTGAACCGCTAATGCAGCGGCGCGTGCGGCAGGGAAAGCATGCGGCTTCCAAGCAGAAGGTGCAGACGGGCAACATCATCTACGCCGACTTCCTGCACAAGACCTCGCGACCCGTCGAAGGGAACGCGGATCCGCATCTGCATGTCCACGCCTTTGTCATTAACTGGACGCAGCAAAACGGCCGGCACTTTGCCGGCGAGTTTGAAGAGATCGTTCGACAACGGCCCAGTCTGCAGGCAAAGTTTGAAGCTCGGCTGGCCGGGAAGCTGCAGCACGAACTGGGATACCAGGTCGAGCATGTTCGCTTCCGCCAGAGTGGCAAGCTGAAGCACGGCTGGGAGATCCTGGGCGTCGACCGTGCGACCATTGAGAAATTCAGCCGCAGGACCGCCCAAGTCGAAGAGCACGCCAATAAGAAAGGCATCAAGGACGCGGAGCGGAAAGGCCAGCTCGGCAAGCTGACGCGGGAGAAGAAGGAAACCGGCAAGTCGATCGCCCAGCTTCGCCAAGAATGGCGGTCGCGTCTTTCCGCCAAGGAACAGACCGCTTTGGGCAGTCTCACCTCGACGCCGGTCCAGCGGGGGCAGGATGCGGAACGCGAAGCGGCTGCGGCATCCGTGAAGTACGCGCTAGATCACCATTTGTATCGCCAGTCGACGGTGGAACGCCATCAGGTCGTCGGGACGGCTTTGGAGCATGGTCTCACACTTCAGCCAGAGACGGTCGAAAAGGCTCTCAATGACGCTGGCGTCATTCAGCGTGCTGTCGACGATGAAGGCAGCCGCCGGCAACTGATCACGACTCGCGAGGTGCTTGGCGCCGAGAAGCAGATGATCGGTTTCGCCCGGGACGGCCGCGGAACGCGGAAGGCGATCGGCACGGCCGACCATGAAATCTCACGGACCTGGCTGAACGAGCAACAGCAGGCCGCGGTCCGATTTGTACTTGAGTCGCGGGATTCGGTGATGGCGGTCGCCGGCGGCGCCGGAACGGGCAAGTCGTCGCTGATGCAGGAAGCGGCCGAGGCGATCCGTCATAGCGGCAAAGAGTTGTTCACCTTCGCGCCGAGCACGGGAGCGCGGGAAGTTCTCGAAGAGAAGGGTTTCAAAAACGCCCAGACGGTCGAGTACCTCCTACGCAACAGCGAGCTGCAGGCGAAAGTGAAGGACCAGGTCGTTTGGATCGACGAAGCCGGACTGCTCGATGTGCGTTCGATGAACGCTGTCTTCAAGATTGCCATGGATCAGAACGCCCGTATCGTCCTTTCGGGCGATACGCGGCAACACGCCTCCCCGCGGCGCGGCGAAGCGATGCGGCTGCTGGAAACGGAAGCCGGCCTGAGCGTCGCCCGGGTCGAAGCGATTCAGCGGCAAAAGGGTCGCTATCGACAGGCTGTCGAGCTGATCAGCCGTGGAAACGAGGTCGTTGACGCTCGCTCCGGCAAGACGGGGCTGACCGCGGGTTTCGACATGCTCGACGCGATGGGTAAGGTGAAGGAGATCGCCGCCGAAGATCGCTACCTGCAACTCGCGGAGAGCTATCTTACGAATGAGGCCAAAGGCCGGTCGACGCTGATCGTGGCGCCTACGCACGCCGAAGCGGCCCAGGCGACGGCGGAGATTCGCGAGCGTTTGCAGCGCGACGGCAAGCTATCGACCGATGAGCAAACCTTTACGCAATTCCGTTCGCTCAACCTCTCGCAAGCCGAGAAAGGCGAAGCCGCCACCTATGCCGATCAAAAGGGCGTCATCGTGCAGTTTCACCAAAACGTAAAGGGCGGCTTCAAACGCGGCGATCGCTATCGCGTGCAGGACGCCAGCAACGGTACGGTTCGCCTCGAAAGTATGAATGGCCAGCCAGGAAAGACGCTGCCGCTGCAGCATGCCGATCGCTTTGAAGTCTACGCCGAAAACGAGCTGCGGCTCGCGGCCGGCGACAAGCTGCGATTCAGCCTGGGCGGCGTCGCCCAGCACGGCCAGCGACTCAGCAACGGCCGGCTCGACGAGGTGAAGGGTTTTGACAAGCAAGGCAACATCGTGCTCAAGAACGGCTGGGTGGTCGATCGCGACTTTGCCCATCTCGATCTCGGTTACGTGATTACTAGCCACGCCAGCCAGGGGAAGGATCGCGACCTGGCGATCGCCGCCATGGGATCCGAGTCGCTGCCGGCGATCAACGCCAAGCAGTTCTATGTCACCGTTTCTCGCGGGCGCGACGACGTCGTCATCTTCGTCGACAACAAAGCCAAAGTCCGCCGGGCGATCGAACGCTCGGGCGGGCAACTCTCGGCGACCGCCCTGCTTCGTTCGTCCGCGCCGGAAGAGAAACGGGAGACGCGATCCGCAACGACCGAGCGTTTTGCCGACCAGGGACGTCGCTTGTTCGCCAGTTTCCGCGACCGGGTCGTGCATTGGTGGCGAGGGCAGCGCGAAGCAACGCAATCGTCGCGTGAGACATCGCGCGGCCGTCCCGGCGAGAATTTTGGCCCAGGTTGGGGAATGGGAATGTCACCGGCTCCAGGTAAGGGAGGTTAG
- a CDS encoding type II toxin-antitoxin system RelE/ParE family toxin, translating into MKFHVRVALSAKAAIDEAIGYIAVERQAPQAAARLLERIWDAIDSLEQWPKRCSLAPENEFRDYEIRMRLVASFLILFTVNDDARTVQVIGFRHGSRLPIDSDLPPKAE; encoded by the coding sequence ATGAAATTCCACGTTCGCGTCGCCCTTTCGGCCAAGGCGGCCATCGACGAGGCGATCGGCTATATCGCCGTGGAGCGGCAGGCTCCGCAAGCGGCCGCTCGATTGCTGGAACGCATTTGGGACGCGATTGATAGCCTTGAGCAGTGGCCCAAGCGGTGCTCGCTCGCCCCGGAAAACGAATTTCGCGACTACGAAATTCGGATGCGGCTGGTTGCTTCGTTCCTCATTCTCTTCACCGTCAACGACGACGCGCGGACCGTCCAGGTGATTGGCTTTCGCCACGGAAGCCGGTTGCCGATCGACAGCGATTTGCCGCCGAAGGCCGAGTAG